The following coding sequences lie in one Paramisgurnus dabryanus chromosome 16, PD_genome_1.1, whole genome shotgun sequence genomic window:
- the LOC135735343 gene encoding uncharacterized protein: protein MERSDLVMAWHYFLPCHITARCRYLQPAGSRARVTLFTTRKENDNMSDYSSDDDNIDFDTQPKGYLYEPEYTDDELRQMEFERTERERMDREVEQVEAGATAAAVRHRVADKWWCTCFKCELMQTEVESYCCHEFDLIMPQIQDLSIDEDASVPASVCITNHKDFPAILNAGVLQTFFHIPKINWKKRPRPAGPNGQLSSEQYRLVAYCIVMEWALKGEKLGLGNRKVLPSCVVELIRKTYPSPNGQYAGFKESEDALQLF, encoded by the exons ATGGAGAGGTCAGACCTCGTAATGGCTTGGCACTATTTTCTTCCCTGTCATATCACTGCGCGCTGCCGCTACCTACAGCCAGCTGGGAGCCGCGCACGTGTCACTTTGTTTACAACTCGTAAAGAGAACGATAACATGTCTGACTACAGCAGCGACGATGACAACATTGACTTCGACACACAGCCAAAAGGATATCTTTACGAACCTGAATACACAGATGACGAGTTACGCCAGATGGAGTTTGAAAggacagaaagagagaggatGGACAGAGAAGTTGAACAAGTTGAAGCTGGAGCCACAGCTGCTGCAGTGAGACATCGAGTGGCCGACAAATGGTGGTGTACTTGTTTTAAGTGTGAACTAATGCAGACAGAAGTGGAGTCCTACTGCTGCCATGAATTTGATCTCATCATGCCACAGATCCAAGACCTTTCTATTGATGAGGACGCCAGCGTACCAGCTTCGGTCTGCATCACAAATCACAAGGACTTTCCTGCAATCCTGAATGCTGGTGTCTTGCAGACCTTTTTCCACATTCCGAAAATTAACTGGAAGAAGCGTCCCAGGCCAGCAGGACCCAACGGTCAGTTGTCCTCAGA ACAATACAGGCTGGTTGCCTATTGCATCGTGATGGAATGGGCCCTGAAAGGAGAGAAGCTCGGCCTAGGCAACAGGAAAGTTCTTCCCTCCTGTGTAGTGGAGCTAATAAGAAAAACATACCCATCACCAAATGGACAATATGCAGGGTTCAAAGAATCAGAGGACGCACTGCAATTGTTTTAG